The following are encoded in a window of Mycobacterium sp. ELW1 genomic DNA:
- a CDS encoding aromatic ring-hydroxylating dioxygenase subunit alpha, translating to MSKSKGAMLTAIDPHISELLITHLRNDTTDLGDADLLVPVANFVDPGRAAAEQALMRTLPLVAGLSSELPKPGAFVTRDVLGVPLILTRRRDGSVAGMVNMCKHRGGRVEDRPCGSTRFFHCAYHGWTYSADSGDLTRVPYEHFFGSIDKSADGLTLVRVEEAHGLLWVILAGDGWSIAEYLGPEVERQLELCDFSNASSIFLDRTFCLDMNWKLVLDGSIDILHPKFLHPQGVGKLIETQTTVWRTYGRHGQGFSPRTKMTKLAKACEPIESASSYVGSNLFIYPNVNVIATPDHIEFWTVWPDPQNTGRSTVNIRLLIAHQKLDDRMRARMARSWEILEQAALQEDWPMAASIQRNAEACPRGMFRYGRNEQSCAHLHRQLTEDLGSSS from the coding sequence GTGTCCAAGTCGAAAGGCGCGATGTTGACAGCGATCGACCCGCACATCAGTGAGCTACTGATCACCCACCTCCGCAACGACACCACAGATCTCGGCGATGCTGACTTGCTAGTACCGGTCGCTAACTTTGTCGATCCCGGGCGAGCGGCAGCGGAACAGGCCTTGATGCGGACGCTACCGTTGGTCGCAGGACTAAGCTCGGAACTGCCCAAGCCGGGCGCCTTCGTCACGCGAGACGTTCTTGGCGTGCCTTTGATTCTTACGCGACGTCGGGACGGGTCGGTCGCGGGCATGGTCAACATGTGCAAGCACCGGGGCGGACGTGTCGAAGATCGGCCGTGCGGGTCGACGCGATTCTTCCATTGCGCGTATCACGGCTGGACGTATAGCGCTGACAGTGGTGACCTCACCCGTGTGCCGTACGAACATTTCTTCGGGTCAATCGATAAGTCGGCCGACGGGCTGACGCTGGTACGAGTCGAGGAAGCTCATGGCCTGCTGTGGGTAATTTTGGCCGGTGACGGCTGGTCGATCGCGGAGTATCTTGGGCCCGAAGTGGAACGGCAGCTCGAATTGTGCGACTTTTCGAACGCGTCGAGCATCTTTCTCGATCGAACATTTTGCCTGGATATGAATTGGAAGCTCGTGCTCGATGGTTCGATTGACATCTTGCATCCGAAATTTCTGCACCCACAAGGTGTCGGCAAACTGATCGAGACACAGACGACGGTCTGGCGTACATACGGCCGCCATGGCCAAGGCTTCAGCCCTCGGACGAAAATGACTAAGCTAGCTAAGGCTTGCGAGCCAATCGAGTCGGCTTCGTCGTATGTCGGATCCAACCTATTTATTTACCCGAACGTCAATGTTATTGCGACACCTGACCACATCGAGTTCTGGACGGTGTGGCCAGACCCGCAGAATACGGGCCGTTCCACCGTAAACATCAGGCTCCTCATCGCTCATCAGAAACTCGACGATAGGATGCGAGCCCGGATGGCCCGCAGCTGGGAAATCCTCGAACAAGCCGCTTTGCAGGAAGATTGGCCCATGGCCGCCAGCATCCAACGCAACGCTGAGGCTTGCCCCCGCGGCATGTTTCGATACGGACGCAACGAGCAGTCATGCGCTCACTTGCATCGGCAACTCACCGAGGACTTGGGTAGTTCCAGTTGA
- a CDS encoding TetR/AcrR family transcriptional regulator, producing MAILRSDGIPGLTMRRLAADMGVDPAAFYHHFRDKSAIIRAAGRAAVAEIDVPPEQDFESWRDWVIQVAHNYRAVLLMHPYLRALVINGDVRWTSLPVYTTERHHLTEEGIPEHLHHGLLQTLHCYILGSPMVDTNDKRDVVEGGATDWFELGLRVLIDGLVQKLRADPRNEARTVSSGQ from the coding sequence ATGGCTATCCTCCGCAGTGACGGGATCCCCGGACTGACGATGCGGCGCCTCGCGGCCGACATGGGTGTGGATCCAGCAGCGTTCTACCACCACTTCCGGGATAAGTCAGCCATCATCCGCGCTGCGGGCCGCGCCGCGGTAGCGGAGATTGACGTCCCCCCCGAGCAGGATTTCGAGTCTTGGCGAGACTGGGTGATTCAGGTTGCTCACAATTACCGGGCGGTGTTGCTTATGCATCCGTACCTGCGTGCCCTCGTCATTAACGGTGATGTTCGCTGGACCAGCCTCCCGGTTTACACAACCGAGCGGCACCACCTCACCGAGGAAGGCATTCCAGAGCACCTGCACCACGGGCTGCTGCAGACGCTTCACTGCTACATCCTCGGATCACCGATGGTGGACACCAACGATAAACGTGACGTCGTCGAGGGCGGCGCCACCGACTGGTTTGAACTCGGACTCCGAGTACTGATCGACGGTCTGGTGCAAAAGCTGCGAGCCGATCCGCGCAATGAAGCCCGAACGGTCTCATCCGGCCAATAG
- a CDS encoding CoA transferase has product MSGYSLLDGVRVLEVAQLAPSSVGGHLADLGAEVIKIESEPLGDGARLAGFYAIGGSDGPGFLHLRWNRGKKSVVLDLRSDDDRDRFARLARTCDAVIEGTRAGYLDRLGLGYDELRKTNPALVFCTVSGTGTDGPYRALATGGLWFDSYSGVRPVNADQPSPPGVMGGSDATPVGMYAVGAYGAMGVLAGLLRARSTGVGSHLEIASCDVAASWVPDKTDLELNRAAVFRRPDGWTPDGRLADWVRMEPYRTSDGDVMLLGAHTEKFWQRFCLAVDRADLMDIDVTTVDDGHAERSNKLWSELSDVFKQRTKAEWVEFFLAHDIAGGPVNTPSQLLADPHWKARHNTFECPLSEDLVVTLVASPVRVVGEQFAPTPAPTLGAHTDEVLGWLSQTAEGGPAFP; this is encoded by the coding sequence ATGAGCGGCTATTCGCTATTGGACGGCGTCCGGGTACTTGAGGTCGCGCAGTTGGCCCCGTCGTCGGTCGGTGGACACCTCGCCGATCTTGGTGCCGAAGTGATCAAGATCGAAAGCGAGCCTCTCGGCGACGGTGCGCGACTTGCGGGGTTCTACGCAATCGGCGGCTCCGACGGCCCTGGATTCCTGCATCTTAGGTGGAATCGAGGAAAGAAGAGCGTTGTGCTTGATCTGCGATCGGATGACGACCGAGATCGTTTCGCGCGGTTGGCTCGCACTTGTGACGCAGTGATAGAGGGAACGCGAGCTGGGTATCTAGACCGCCTCGGGCTGGGCTACGACGAGTTGCGAAAGACGAATCCGGCGTTGGTATTTTGCACGGTATCGGGTACCGGGACAGACGGCCCGTATCGCGCGTTGGCTACCGGCGGTCTCTGGTTCGACAGTTACTCCGGCGTGCGGCCAGTGAACGCCGATCAGCCATCGCCCCCCGGCGTCATGGGCGGCAGCGATGCTACGCCCGTGGGGATGTATGCCGTCGGCGCTTATGGTGCAATGGGCGTGCTGGCAGGCCTGCTGCGGGCGCGTTCGACCGGAGTGGGCAGCCACTTGGAGATCGCCAGTTGCGATGTCGCCGCTTCGTGGGTCCCGGATAAGACGGATCTGGAACTCAATCGCGCTGCGGTATTCCGTCGCCCGGACGGCTGGACACCCGACGGACGTCTGGCCGATTGGGTGAGGATGGAGCCATACCGCACTTCCGATGGCGACGTCATGCTGCTCGGCGCTCACACGGAGAAGTTCTGGCAGCGATTCTGCCTAGCAGTCGACCGCGCTGACCTGATGGATATCGATGTGACCACCGTGGATGACGGTCATGCGGAGCGCTCAAACAAGCTATGGTCGGAGCTTTCCGACGTATTCAAACAGCGCACGAAAGCTGAATGGGTCGAGTTCTTCCTCGCGCACGACATCGCAGGCGGCCCGGTGAATACGCCATCGCAATTGCTCGCCGACCCGCATTGGAAGGCACGCCACAATACATTTGAGTGCCCTTTGTCCGAAGATCTAGTCGTCACGCTGGTGGCCAGTCCGGTTCGTGTTGTGGGAGAGCAGTTCGCCCCGACGCCGGCCCCGACCCTGGGCGCGCATACTGATGAGGTGTTGGGATGGCTGAGTCAGACGGCGGAGGGGGGTCCAGCGTTCCCGTGA
- a CDS encoding OB-fold domain-containing protein has product MTSLPAVERDDASAAFFDAAAHGELLIKQDAQSGTFLAPEARTDPSTGSTDLQPYAAAGTGALVSWAVVHRAPLPALAADVPYFSAIVELTEGPWLMVRLVVSNPANLRIGTPVQVRFVPSGDGAGEIVPVFEPI; this is encoded by the coding sequence ATGACGTCTTTGCCGGCCGTAGAGCGCGACGACGCAAGCGCTGCGTTCTTCGACGCGGCCGCACACGGTGAGTTGCTAATCAAACAAGATGCACAGTCGGGTACCTTCCTGGCTCCCGAAGCACGTACCGATCCTTCGACGGGATCAACCGACCTGCAACCGTACGCAGCGGCAGGGACAGGCGCCCTGGTCAGCTGGGCCGTCGTTCACCGCGCACCTCTGCCAGCGCTCGCCGCTGACGTGCCCTACTTCAGCGCCATCGTCGAGTTAACCGAGGGACCCTGGCTAATGGTGCGCCTGGTTGTAAGCAACCCGGCAAACCTGCGAATTGGCACTCCCGTGCAGGTGCGCTTTGTGCCATCAGGCGACGGAGCCGGTGAGATAGTGCCGGTTTTCGAACCGATCTAA
- a CDS encoding AMP-binding protein has product MSGHLGQLVRFWGRRFPDRLAVRFRDHEVTWGQLDADVDALAAGLSQRGVGLGAVVGIMMSNRYEFIETMLAVFRVGGTVALINTRLTPTELLYPVIDSGADLIVTESSFIARFAAVLKHPDAPQLISVDPAGGYIGLADLRRSGLLATAASSDPGDPEDIALLAYTSGTTGVPKGAMLSHRAIVANGLARSSADLLTWQDRVLCLMPLAFTGGASTFLREVVCTGASAFVESTFDPARVLDLLESERITTCSAVPVMWERMLELPNFTSADLSALRAGIAGGATTPLEVIRKWQDRGVGLRQGYGQTEFAGGFATVLYEDEAQARIGAVGRPIIGTRIRIVDEEDVDVPVGQAGEILLRGPSMMTGYWNKPDDTAQVLAGGWLHTGDVGMLDEDGYLRVIDRARDMLISGGFNVYPAELEKVLAGLPGLEELAVIGVPDMRWGEVPMLVVPNLEAIDVNELRSIIIERLADYRRPKWLVAHGADLPRTMSGKVLKRELRTAYPAVPHDAIALKVS; this is encoded by the coding sequence ATGAGTGGGCATCTCGGGCAATTAGTGAGGTTTTGGGGTCGTCGTTTCCCAGACCGTTTGGCAGTGCGGTTTCGCGATCATGAAGTGACCTGGGGTCAATTGGATGCTGACGTTGACGCGCTCGCGGCAGGTCTATCCCAGCGGGGCGTCGGTCTCGGGGCGGTGGTAGGCATCATGATGTCCAATCGGTACGAGTTCATCGAGACCATGCTTGCGGTATTCCGGGTTGGGGGCACCGTCGCGCTAATTAACACGCGTCTCACGCCGACGGAGCTGCTGTATCCCGTAATCGATTCGGGTGCAGATCTTATCGTCACCGAATCCAGCTTCATTGCGCGATTTGCTGCGGTGTTGAAGCATCCTGATGCACCACAGTTGATAAGCGTGGACCCGGCTGGCGGCTATATCGGGCTGGCCGACTTGCGACGCTCAGGTTTGCTCGCGACGGCGGCCTCGTCTGATCCCGGAGACCCAGAAGATATCGCCTTGTTGGCCTATACGTCCGGAACTACGGGCGTACCGAAAGGTGCGATGCTCTCACATCGCGCGATTGTCGCAAATGGGCTCGCCCGTTCATCGGCGGATCTGCTGACGTGGCAGGATCGGGTCCTTTGTTTGATGCCGCTCGCCTTCACTGGCGGGGCGTCCACGTTCTTGCGGGAGGTTGTTTGCACAGGGGCGTCGGCGTTTGTGGAGTCGACATTTGATCCGGCACGAGTGCTCGACCTGCTGGAGTCCGAGCGAATCACGACCTGTTCAGCGGTCCCGGTGATGTGGGAACGGATGCTCGAATTGCCCAACTTCACTTCCGCTGACTTGTCGGCATTGCGGGCTGGAATAGCGGGTGGTGCGACCACGCCGCTGGAAGTCATCCGGAAGTGGCAGGACCGAGGGGTCGGGCTCCGTCAGGGCTATGGCCAGACTGAGTTTGCCGGCGGATTCGCCACAGTCCTCTACGAAGACGAGGCGCAGGCGCGGATCGGCGCCGTGGGCCGACCAATCATAGGTACCCGGATCCGGATCGTCGACGAAGAGGACGTCGATGTTCCTGTTGGACAGGCCGGTGAGATTTTGTTGCGCGGCCCATCGATGATGACCGGCTATTGGAATAAGCCGGATGACACAGCACAGGTGCTCGCCGGTGGCTGGCTACACACCGGGGATGTCGGAATGCTCGATGAAGACGGTTACCTGCGTGTCATCGACAGGGCACGGGACATGCTGATTAGTGGCGGGTTCAACGTTTATCCTGCGGAACTAGAGAAGGTGCTTGCAGGGCTGCCCGGTCTGGAGGAGCTCGCGGTGATCGGGGTACCGGACATGCGTTGGGGTGAGGTTCCGATGTTGGTGGTCCCCAATCTGGAGGCTATTGACGTGAACGAACTACGGTCGATCATCATCGAGCGGCTCGCGGATTACCGTCGTCCAAAGTGGTTAGTCGCGCACGGAGCTGACTTGCCCAGAACAATGAGCGGAAAGGTGCTCAAGCGCGAGTTACGGACCGCCTACCCGGCAGTCCCGCACGATGCTATTGCGCTCAAGGTCTCCTGA